From the genome of Vicia villosa cultivar HV-30 ecotype Madison, WI linkage group LG2, Vvil1.0, whole genome shotgun sequence, one region includes:
- the LOC131650106 gene encoding uncharacterized protein LOC131650106, producing the protein MEVILSLRCLCFGLSVNLNKTRLFGITVEIEDLKAAATFLLCSNGSFPFKFLGLPVGDNHRRKETWRPVINKLRSRLSSWQGRHLSLGGKVTLLNSVLNNIPIFWFSFFKAPRVVWEEITSIQRSFLWGKPKDDKRRIAWVSWDKVCLSKEDGGLGVKNVKLFNLALISKWGWRCLENTQAVWSDILTCRYDGSEQRIHEVTSRYRMQKSSLWWRDIRAVCRGKFNDHVWFLDAVSHDDEGTVVWGSGNDSYSVSDAYSRLYNLWREAFGLEDMKIMAIHSVWRAKVPESIKCFGWRFILSSLPTREELWRRGVLVRGEALSCPLCNSGTESREHLFMWCSESGKVWKLVLFWLLGEEMDIGIGNMDMDILDRFASFLEVCVRAPLVPFFWLLISWNIWRARNELLFSNKRWDVSGVVNCIKSMGWDWFSFLANKGIECDREIWLVNPSLLVGF; encoded by the exons ATGgaagtgattttgagtttgaggtGTTTG TGTTTCGGACTTAGTGTAAATCTTAACAAGACTAGGCTGTTTGGTATCACTGTGGAAATTGAAGACTTAAAGGCAGCAGCAACTTTTCTGTTATGCTCAAATGGCAGTTTCCCGTTCAAGTTTTTGGGGCTACCGGTGGGAGACAATCATCGTAGAAAGGAAACATGGAGGCCGGTGATCAATAAGTTGCGATCTAGATTGAGCTCTTGGCAGGGAAGGCATCTTTCCCTTGGAGGCAAGGTAACTCTTCTAAATTCGGTGCTGAACAATATTCCAATTTTCTGGTTCTCTTTTTTCAAGGCTCCGAGGGTGGTGTGGGAGGAAATTACTAGTATCCAACGGTCTTTCTTATGGGGTAAACCGAAAGATGATAAAAGGAGAATCGCGTGGGTTAGTTGGGACAAGGTATGTTTGTCGAAGGAGGACGGAGGGCTGGGGGTTAAGAATGTTAAGTTATTCAATTTGGCGTTAATTAGCAAGTGGGGCTGGCGGTGTTTGGAGAATACGCAGGCTGTTTGGTCAGATATTTTGACTTGCAGATACGATGGTAGTGAGCAGCGGATTCACGAGGTTACTTCGAGATATAGAATGCAAAAATCTTCCTTATGGTGGCGTGACATCAGGGCTGTTTGTAGAGGAAAATTCAATGATCATGTTTGGTTTCTGGATGCTGTCTCGCACGATGATGAGGGGACGGTGGTTTGGGGCAGCGGGAACGACTCTTATTCGGTCAGCGACGCTTACAGTCGGCTGTACAATTTGTGGCGTGAGGCCTTTGGGTTGGAGGATATGAAAATTATGGCTATTCATAGTGTTTGGAGGGCTAAGGTTCCTGAAAGTATAAAGTGCTTCGGTTGGCGGTTTATCCTTAGTAGCCTTCCCACTAGGGAGGAGCTTTGGCGTAGAGGGGTTTTGGTTAGAGGTGAAGCGCTGTCCTGTCCGTTATGCAACAGCGGTACTGAATCGAGGGAGCATTTATTCATGTGGTGTTCTGAATCCGGAAAGGTTTGGAAGCTTGTTTTGTTTTGGCTTTTAGGTGAAGAGATGGATATTGGAATCGGGAACATGGACATGGATATACTTGATCGTTTTGCAAGTTTTCTGGAGGTGTGTGTACGTGCACCATTGGTCCCTTTCTTTTGGCTTTTGATTTCATGGAATATTTGGCGTGCCCGGAATGAGTTGCTCTTTTCAAATAAGAGGTGGGATGTGTCGGGGGTTGTGAATTGTATTAAATCTATGGGGTGGGATTGGTTTTCCTTTTTAGCTAACAAAGGAATCGAGTGTGATCGGGAAATATGGCTAGTTAATCCGTCCTTGTTGGTGGGTTTCTAG
- the LOC131650108 gene encoding uncharacterized protein LOC131650108 translates to MADNNNIPNPDPFVLQQLIEESTCEGTNRHQREGQQHTPAGQRRPRHETSQPRGQQIQNIQQLQGLQQVQNVEQVPPEGHVQNGEDEQARPRNGPERPQNENETDARDGHVASSFTHTSDRRRVCHEEEEEQINIPEGADPTTALLLKELQKTNSLLRLQDNRIHELERKRRYRSPPRRRYQSRSYSSSRSPPRRHRRRSPSSSRSPPRRYHRRGSYSSSPPRKSRRNQRPEVTETGSLSPERDHRGPSKAVLKPREQSPPRDNRTSPDKIQGKPRRDRHSTSPGPSDEEDFRSPLSESIRRARLPRGMEKPPVLDQYDETTDPDDHIRSIEAIMDYHVVRGSIKCRIFPTTLRKGAMTCLPPATKVGSESRGRDPRSQRTSSRLPR, encoded by the exons atggctgacaacaacaacatcccaaatcCTGATCCCTTCGTCCTGCAACAGCTGATCGAGGAGTCCACCTGCGAGGGGACGAATCGTCATCAGCGGGAAGGACAGCAGCACACCCCTGCCGGGCAGAGAAGGCCGAGGCATGAGACCTCACAACCCAGGGGGCAGCAGATCCAGAACATCCAGCAACTGCagggcctccaacaggttcagaACGTTGAACAAGTTCCTCCCGAGGGACACGTTCAGAACGGGGAGGACGAGCAGGCTCGACCCCGAAATGGACCAGAACGGCCCCAGAATGAGAATGAGACTGACGCCAGAGACGGGCATGTTGCCTCCtcgttcacccacacctccgacagGCGAAGAGTCTGccacgaagaagaggaagagcagATCAACATCCCCGAGGGTGCTGACCCCACCACCGCCCTCTTGCTCAAGGAACTGCAGAAGACAAACAGCCTCCTCCGACTTCAAGACAACCGCATCCAcgagctggaaaggaagcgacgataCCGCTCCCCTCCGCGGAGGCGCTATCAGTCGCGTTCttattcctcctcgcgctcaccacCGAGGAGACACCGTCGGCGTTCCCCATCCTCCTCACGCTCTCCGCCTAGAAGATACCATCGCCGGGGATCATATTCCAGCTCTCCACCACGAAAGAGCAGGAGAAATCAGAGACCTGAAGTCACTGAAACAGGAAGCCTCTCCCCTGAACGGGATCACCGAGGCCCTTCCAAAGCTGTGCTGAAACCCCGCGAACAATCCCCTCCCCGGGACAACCGCACGAGTCCAGACAAAATCCAAGGAAAGCCCCGGCGAGACAGACACTCAACCTCCCCGGGACCAAGTGACgaagaggacttccgcagccctttgTCCGAAAGTATCCGGAGAGCCCGTCTCCCACGGGGGATGGAGAAACCACCAGTTTTGGACCAATACGACGAAACAACTGACCctgacgaccatattcggagcatcgaagccaTCATGGATTATCATGTCGTCCGGGgatccatcaaatgccgcatctttccgaccaccctcaggaaaggAGCGATGACTTG cctcccgccGGCAACCAAAGTCGGAAGCGAATCTCGAGGCCGTGATCCAAGGAGCCAACGAACCTCTTCGAGATTACCTAGatag